The following DNA comes from Balaenoptera ricei isolate mBalRic1 chromosome 7, mBalRic1.hap2, whole genome shotgun sequence.
TGCTGGCCGCATGCGGCGCGGAGAAGGTAGGGAGATGGGGAGTCCAGAGATCCCCCAACAGAGAGTAAAGTCAGGAAGGGTCTGAGATAGGAACAGATAAGGGAGGAAGACTGTGAACTCACTTCCCCCTGAAACCTTTCAAGGTCAGAGGAGGGTTCATGAGGCTCTGAGGCAGGCGGGGAGTCCTGATGACCCCTGGGGATGGCCCTAAAGTCCGAGAGTTCTGCCATGTCACCTTCACTCTCGGTCCCTTTGCCGGGACCAAGAGGCGGTAGTCTGGGATGCCCAGCTGACACACCCAGGGCCTCACCCTTCCCCCGGGGCCCAAAGCTAAGCTCAAGCCTCCAACAGGATCATCCCTGGGCCACCAGCGACTGTGAGGACTCAGTCAACAACTACACCCCACCAAGCCTGTCCCTCACTGAGGTCGGTCATCGTGGTGAGGACCGGAGCTAGAGCTTGGGAAGGAGAGAGTTCGCTTTATAAGTGTagccctgtgcctggcactgtggagTACAACCACGAATATGCCAAATCTATGACCTGGAGGGACATCCAGtcaagtggggtgggggggggtcactttggtgcgtgcgcgcacacacacacacacacacgcgtgcacgcgcacgcacacgcgcgcacacgcTTGGTTTCACTGGCTGCCGCAGGGAAGGAGGATAAAGGGGGAAGGGCTGTGGCCACACCATACATTTTGAGTTGCCCAAACTCTGTGAGCCCCAGGGGGAGGGAGGTAAGACTCCAGCATAATCCAAACTCCACACAGCAAACAAATCTTAGGAGGCTGCAGCCTTCACAGCCCCCAAACAGAAAGGTAGGTTGGGATTATGCAGGGAGCCTAGAGCAGGGTTGTCTAGTTCCTGGTAACCCCAAATATctcccccactcctcctcctTGGAGAAATCCAATGCCCACACCTAAACCAAGTCTGCTGGTTCACAGACAGGTGCCTCATCCAGAACAAACACCTGCCTCCTTGCACCGGCCTATTCCCACCCCTTTGCGTCAGCTTCCTACTCGCAAGGCTCCAAGACTTACCCAGAACAGAGAATGCAGGGGTGAGGGTCCAGCTCCCCCACCATCTTCAGGTCAGTCCTGGCTCTAATGGGGCCCTCCTACTCAGAAggtcccctccctcctggctaCAGAGCCCTGGTCAGAAGCAATAGCCCCAGCTACCTGTGGCACACACAGTCAACTCCTGGACCAGGTCGGGGGAAATTCACTCTTTCAGTGCCTTTCCCTgcaagcccagccctgcccctcttgGGTGGCTCCTAAAACCTCAGCTGAACTATTTGTCCTTTTAAGACTCAGGCCCTACATTACCCTTCTCCCAAGGGCACAAGACAGCCAGGTGAGACCTCGGCCTAACTCGCTTGCCCCTTCACCTGGTCTTGGCTCCAGAGCCCCCCGACCGCTGTCTGGCGCTTTCCCGGCGGGGCTCTTTACCTCTCAGGTGAGCCGGGCTCTGCCCGCCACCCACCCCGCGCGGCGCCCTACCTGAAGCAATAGCCGCCTGCTCTCGGCGCGGCCCGAGCCCCGGGGCTCCCGGCACTTGGGCGGCGCGGGGGCCGGGGGGCTCCCCggggcctgggggctgcagggaggCCCGGGCTCCAGCGCCTCGCAGCACACCAAGCTCACGGTGCAGCCCATCCGGCCGGGGCTCCAGCCAGCCCCTCGCCCTGGCGTCCGCTCGGCCCAGGGAGCCTGCGACGTCGGGAGGGGGACGGCGACACCCCCAGCCCGTCCCCTCCCGGAGCCTCCTTGGCCCGCAGCTCCAGGAAGCGGGGGAGCACGGAGTCCGGCAAGGGGCGGTGACACGGGCGCGGACGCCCGGACGCAGCCAGTGAGGAGGGAGACCCGAGGGCGCGGTGGCGCGGGGAGGGGCGGCGCAGGGTGTCGGGACCGGGGCGGCGGAccggcagagagagagagagcgcgccaGCGGACGCAACgggagaggcaggaagcagaTAAGGAGAGATAATGAGGGAGAGACGGGGACACGGGGGACAGAGAGGGGGGACGCAGCCTCTGCACGCGGGAGACCAAGtcccagagaaggagagacagacgGGCAGGCAGTCCCCGTGGTAGGACAGAGCCAGGCATGGGTACCGCGTGCTCCAGTGTTTACATGCAGTTCCTGGGGGGTTGTGAAACGGGTAGTCCTCGCAGATGCCTGctcctctgttctctgccccCAATACTAGGCCCTGGGAACCAACAGTGGAAAGACCCCAGCCTCAAAGAGACAAAGCACAGCCAGGGTGGGAGGGCCACAGTCCGCCTGGGCAACCCACCGGGCCACTTCCTGGACAGAGCATCTCACCAGTACTTTCACTTTCAACCTTTCAGCGGTGAGTCCCAGAACTGGGGGAACGGCACTGGTGACCAGCACTCACCGGGACCCCTCAgaagagatggggaggaggaggcagacGTGAGGTGGGACCGTTGTCCTCCCCTCCACACCTGCACCACACTCCAACCAAGTGACAGTAAAGGTAGGACAGCCTCATAGCCTCTTTGTGCCACCTGGTGGCGATAAGGAAGAAAGACAAGAGCAAGTGACCGTGATGAGAAGGGGAGAGAACTCGCAGAGCAACAATTGCCACTACCTCATCGGTGAGTCTGGGTCCCAGTCTGTGTTTGGCCAACAAGCGAACCTACCCCAGGTCTGCCTCAGAGGAACCATCCCCCATCTCACCACTGTGCCCTGGTGCCCTCCATCCTGCCTCTACCACTTCTGCCCCACAGTCTTACGCTCCTCCTGCTCTGAGCAAgatttccccctcctccagggTGCTGGGCTGGGCATGAGTCACTTCCCAGGCAGCAAACTCTGGAAAAGGCTGTGCAGAGCCCTCAGTCACAAATGACAGGCTCAGGCTGCAGTGCTCTGCTTTCCATGCCCCAGCCAGCCAGGCCTTCCCAGGTGAGTAGCAAGGAGACCCCTGGGTCTGGGGGTGGCCAGGAGCAAGGGCAGAGGAATCCTGGATAGagatgaggaaggggaggaggtccATCTAGGCGTCTGTGGATTTCATAGATCATCTGAGCTAAAAGGAGCGGCAGAGACCCTCAGTCCAACCCCTTggtctacagatggggaaatccAGACCCACGAAAAGCGAAGGatgtgccccaggtcacacaatGAGCCAGCAGCAGGGCCAGGATGGAGAACCAGGTCTCTTGACTTCCAGCACTGTGCTCCCTGAATGCCattccccacccaccctcccttgTTTACCTTcgtttccttctcccttcccctcctctgtgTCCCAGCGCTCCTTCACTCCCACTCACTCCCAAATTCCAGCCACCACAGCATGGGAGGCAGGACACCTGGGTCTCCCACTCCATGCCTGTCTTTACTTCTGGCTCTCAGAACAAGCCCACGGGCCCTCAGGGGCCACAGTATTCCTCTCTGAGCCCCGGGACCCACTGTGGGGGGAACAGGCTGAGATTCACTGGGGACAGAGCAGTGGGATTAAAACCCTGCTCCCTACACACCCCCAGAATTCTGGCCCAGGCCCGACTCTGGGGCCTCGCCTTACTTCTGCCTCCTTTTCCTCCGAGAACACACATTTTCCATGCAGCTGGGGCCCAGGAAAGGATGAATGTGTGTCCCAGGGATGACGACTGCTCTGGCAAGGCcccctgggggggagggggtgacgGCCCCTCAGCCCAGCGTCCACATGGCTTGCATACATGCGCACTAGCAGGGCTGCTCACAGCCAGTCAGGGCTGAGAGCATGAGCCCTGCAGGCACAGGGACCTGAGTTCCACTTCTAGCTTCACCACTTAGAACTTTGTGACATTGGAAAAAACGCTTACCCTCTCTAAGCCCCCCTCTCTTGatataaaatggagttaataaccTCCCAGGGTTATTATGGGGActgaataagacaaggatgtcaggCACAggacacagggcctggcacccagGAACGGCTCCATAGGTGGGGACCACACCATCATCCTCCCGCCCTGCCTTACAAGAAAGAGCTGGGTCTTCTCCTACCAGTGAACTCGCTGTGTGACCCTAGAGACGTCACATTGTTTCTCTTGGCTCTGATTCTTCCTTTGTATAAGGAGAGAGCTGGGCAGCTGAAGCCAGAGGCTCCTTCTTGGCCTCTAGACCCGCAAGGAATCACGTCATTTCCAAACACTCATGGCAGAAGAAGGGGCTGTCTTCAAGATGACCAGTGACCTGAAGGGTGAGTGTGTCCTGAGAGAGTTTCTGGGACCGAATTGGGGGAGAGGTGAGAGGTCTGGAGAGCCTTTCCTTCAGAGCCCTCACCATCTGAGGTCTGATGTCCACCATCCTCCCCACAGCTGTCATCTCTGCCATCCTCCAGGGCTATGGGCGTGGGCGGCAGCCGGTGACAGACGCCAGTGCTGAACTGCACAGACTCTGTGGCTGCCTGGAGCAACTGCTGCAGGtagggccctcccctcccccccgtcTCTCCCATCTCTCCAGGTCCCAGTAACCAATAACCGAACGGGCTTTCCCAGATCCTGAGGGAAGAGCCACTGCCTCTCTTCGTTACCACGCACTACCTCATCTCTGTCAATCGGCAAACCCTTCCTGACATCTAACCTCACTCTTGGAGGCTGTCACTGTAGCCTGGGAAGTGAGGTGGGACAAGACTGGGGCAgggttgggtggggctgggggcagtcacCCTGCTCCAAAGACAAAAGTTTCAGAGGCACAGATGTCCTCGGGCTGGCCTTCCTCGCTTCTGGTTAGAGCCCCAGTCATCACTATCACTAGCTTTTATTGAGCACGTATTATGTGCCCAGCTAAACCCTTTACGtgcccatcttgtttaattttcCTTCTAACCCCCTGAGGTGCTTGATGACCAGCccatccccacacacacacacacacacacatacccttcCTACTTCTCTGACGATGTGCATGTACATGTGTggtgtgagtgtgcatgtatgtgaggtttgtgtgtgtgtggtgtatgttgTGTGCCTGTGTGGTCTCCTGCCAGTCTGCCCCTCATGTGCTGCACTCCAGTCACACCGGCCTCCTTGATCTTCCTAAAGCACAGCAGAAAAGcacctacctcagggcctttgcacttgctattccctctgcctggaatgctcttcaccCAGAAATTTGGATGGAaccctttctcatttccttcagatCTGGACTTGAATAGAGCCTCCTCAGTGAGGCTTTCTCTAGCCACCCTAATCTACATTTttaacacacacaccacacatacacaccacacactcacacacgccaCACACATCTCACACATGAATGCACACACCATGCGCTTTCCACTccctttccctgctttatttttctccttatcaGTCAGCGCAATCTAACATACTATATGTTTTGCTTATTCcgattgttcattgctgtatccccagggcTTAAAACagggcccagcacatagtaagtgctcaataagtatgtctggaatgaatgaatgaatgagaacacTGAAAGCTCAAAGAGGTCAAGCAGCTTGCTcctggtcacacagccagtagggGCAGACCAGGACCTGAAGTGGGCCTGTCTGCACAAGCCCTTTCCGCTATACTGCTCAGTGTGCTGGAACACAGAGTGTTCTGGGAGGGAACATTTCCACACTTTCCTTTCCCTCATCTTGCTCCCAGTTTGACCAGAAAGAGCAGAAGAGCTTCCTGAGGCCTCGGAAGGATTACTGGGACTTCCTCTGCACGGCCCTGTGGCGGCAGCGGGGGGACACGGAGCCAGTCCACTTTGTCCACTCACAGGACAAGGTATCCAGGGCCAGGTGGCAGGGGGGCTGGCCTCGGTGCGATGGGGTCCTGCCCCCAGGTCCTTGACGAGGATGGCTCGGTGGCCGGAGGGGACACCGGCCTGCCCGAGGCTCCTTTCTCACCCATCCCAGCTCCACTGACCATAGTCCCCCTCACCTGGTCCTCACCTGTCGTTAGCCCTGCCCTCACACCCCTCCGGTCACCCCCTTTCCTCCCACAGCCTCAAGTCCCAGGACACCCTTTCTCATGCACCACTCATTCTAGCTTTTCTCCCTCTGTGCTGGCTGTGTTCCCTCTGTCCTAATACCACCATGCCCCCACTTGTCCCCTGTGTGCTGTGCAGTTGAAGACCCCGCTGGGAAAAGGCCGAGCCTTCATCCGCTTCTGTCTTGCCCACGGACAGCTGGCCGAGTCCCTGCAGCTCTGCCTCCTGAACCCAGAGCTAACCAGGTGGGGCTACTGATACCATCCGAGCCCGTGGCCCTCCTTCGGGAAGATTCCTCTTTACCCCTAGAAGGGTGGTTTGATATGAAAGTTGACTAAAACAGGGGTCATAAAGGGAAAGCCAAGGAAGAAAGGGCAAAGGGGAGGTTAGAACCCCAGTCCTGGTAGCATCATGATGCTTGGCCTCCTGGTCCCCAAGGACCATAACCCTGTCGGGGGAACCATCCCACGCTGGTGTGCAGCGGAGGTAGATTCTCTGAGGTCAGGGGTGGCAATAGCACCAGAGCCAAAGGCCAAGGGTGCTGCTCCCTGTTAACACAGGGAGTGGTATGGCCCCCGGAGCCCTCTGGTGTGCCCTGAACTCCAGGAAGACATCCTGGATTCCCTCTATGCTCTCAACGAGGTGACCTTCGACTTGGACCTGCAACGGCCAGACTTGGATGGAGCCTGGCCCATGTTCTCAGAGTGAGTGGGGGCAGCGTGGAGGGAAGCTTCTTTTCAATGCCTGCTCCCATTACTACCACCCACCCAAACTAACCCCAAGCCCTCAACCCCCAGCCccatcttttcctccctcccttcttacTCCCTGACTCCCGATTCTCCACCTCCCTAGCCTTCTGTTTTCCCAGTGTCATCTTAGGATGTCCCATGGTGCTGCACAGAAGACACACTCATTAAAGAGTTGTTGGATGGTTGGGGTAGACGGTTAGAAGGATGAATGGATGTTGGGATGTTGGAATGGAATGGAAGGACGGATGGAGGGTGGGATGCATGGGTGGATGGAGAGAAGGATGCATGCCTGAGGGTGGAAGGGCAGGAAAGTGGgctgggtggtgggatgaatgggTGGTTGGAAAGATGGGGTATCCTGCATCTGAGGACCAAGACCACTGCTGGAGAGAGGTCCAGGGTCCCCCTGCTTCTTTCACTTTCAGATCCCGCTGCTCCAATTCCAACTGGACCCAGGGAAGAAGACCCAGAAAGATCAAAGATTCCCCTAAGGAGGTGCCTCTTCCCAACCTTCACTCTAGTTGCCTCTTCTCTATCTCTGTTGGGACCCTCAGGTTGAGAAGTAACTGAGCCCTGACCCAGctggacagagagggagaggccaACGTGTGGACCTGGGGCTAGGGAGCCACAGAAGCGAAGGCTCACATTCGTAAGGTGGTGAGGATAtcagggagagaagggaaccaCTGGCAGCACCTGCAGGCGCCACTGGGGcccctgggaggagggaaggttGGGGAGGGTGACCGGAAGCTTCCAGGAAACAGCCCAGGGAAACAACCTCTGCTGGACAATTTGCAAACATCTCAGTTCAATTCAGGGAGCGATTGAAGAGCCAGATTGCCTGGCTGATATCCCAGCCCCATGCCTTACTAACCATAGTCCTTGGACACGTAACTTGTCCTGCCTCACGGGGGCATCGTGAGGATGCACTGAGACAGCCCAGGTGCGGCACAGAGCAAGGCTTCTGCTAAGTGCCCAATAAGCGGTAGCTTGGGGTTATCATCTTTCCACAAGCCAGCTTGGCACCCCCGCCAGCTTCCAGGCCCCAGGTGTAGACACTGTGACGCAGTCTCTGACCTAAAGGAGTTCCAGGTCTGCTGGAGAGACAGACCCCAAAGGAACGCATTGCAACACAAGTTAAGTGTAGTGACCAGACACGCCCAGGAACGTGGGAGAACAGAGAAGGCTTCTTGACAGAGGTGACTTTTAGGGGCTGTCGGTCTATTTAAGCTTTCACCACAACCCTATAAGGAtgtattattactcccattttacagaccagaaaatggaaacacagagaagtCAAGTTCAGGGGGGAAGATCAGAGGAGAGTGGTGGGAAGAACTAAGGGGAAATCAGATCGATGCAGAAGATGGAGGTAAAGGAGGGAGAAGGATGCCAGCAAGAGGCGAGGAAGGAAAGGGcattgagaagcactgctcagATCAAAGCCTGGGCCTCAGGTCACCTGGGGTGTTTTCAACattcagattcctgggccctaccCCAGATCTGCTGAATCAGTATTTCCAGTGGAATTCCAGGAATCCATATATTTAGCGAACCCACTGGATTAGGGCTGTGGCCTCTCCCATGCACCAGGTTGGTGAATTGGTGCTGAGAGGGATGACAGGTTTGCGGCTTCTCTGCAGATCTCACCCACATATGGAGACCCCACAGGAGGCCACTCAGAGGAGCCACATACCAGGCAAGCCAGTTCTCTGCAAGATGCACCCAGGGAAGACAGGTTGGCTGGactccccagggcccagcaacACAAGCATCAGCCCCtctttttggaaaagaagaaagaagatccCAGGAGGCTTGGGCCTCCCCAGAGCATGTGGGAACTAGAGGGGGAGGAGCTTCAGCAAAACCAGGAGAAAGGAGCTCCAAGGACGGGGATCTGCCTGGAGAACTCAACACCTAGCATCCAGGGACAGGGGAAGGGGGACAAAGGGACTCTGAAGGAGGTGATAGGAACAGAGGCTGAGGGCAGGGGGGTTTTGCTGAGTGCAGAGGGCCAGAGAACAATAGATGGGACTTATGAAGGGGAAGCAGAGAGGAGTCATATCCATAGGCTGCTGGCCTCCAGCCCCAAAGAGATGTTAGGGGATGCAGTGTCAGGGAGCCGTCAGGGCGGGAAAGTGCCCAGCCTCCCGAGGGAGTTCTGGGTCCTTCAGGGCCTGGAAACAAAGGAAGGCTCCACCACGGAGAAGCCCCAAGAGCAAATAGGAATGACCACTGCAACCAGGAGTGAGGAACAAGCAGAGATGGCCTTGCAGGATGTGGTCAAGGTGAGAGCAGTTGAGCTCTGTACCTGTCTCTGCTCCCTATCTCTAACCTAGCCCACAGGTGGGTGTCTTCAAGGATGGCCCAGGGCCATTCCAGCCCACAGACCAATTTGCATTGGGCCACACCGGATCATTATGAGCTGAGGATGCCTTTTGGAAGTTCTCCAGTTCATCACATGAAGAACACGCATTCTTCAGTTTACCACAATACCCACCTCTCCCTATTGCCTCACACCAGGCCCACTTTGTTCATCCTGCCCAGCCCCTGTAGGCATCTGAGTTTGTAATCCCCTCCCAACAGTTCTTCGGGGGAGTTGCTTGTTCTCCAGTTCCATAGCCCTCATTATTGGCAGGTTTCTTCCCAATATCTAAGTTCTGCTATTGTAGGCCCTACCTAATTGCTTCTGTAGATGTTTCTCTTCAAGGTCACCCAAATTGTTTTCAAGCCTTCCTTCAGCATCCTCCCTAGCCTGAGTCTTCCAGATCCTTGAGGTCTGTAACTTCCATCCTTTAGCGAAGGAGGAAATGGTGGCTCCAGGCTCACCCAGGGGCAGAGGCAAGCACCACAGCTCCCAGCGCTGTCCCCAGTCCTGCTCTCCCACCCAAGGGCTGTTTCACATGGCCTGGGGTCTCACGGAGGTGTTTGTCAGGTCCGGCCCTGGGCTGGGGTCTCTGCCCTCCTCCTTCAGCTTCCATTTCCCCTCCTTTtaccctctccctgccctcagagTCTCAGACATGGGCTCCAGAAAACCAAGGAGCAGGCCCAGCACCAGGAACAGCTGCTGAAGGAGCAGGAAGGGGAGCTGAAGGCACTGCAGGAACAGCTCAGCAGGTAACCTAGGCAACCACCAGTGCCACAGGGCATGGGAGCCAGGAGGCCAGGGGGGCAGGAGGCTCACGTTCACGGTCACGCCAGCAAGCATCTTCTGAGCACCTCCCGTGCACCAGGCCCTGTGCGGGCACAACTTTGGCATGCCGTGCACACAGGAAATTGTTCCCACTCTCAGGGTgctcctgcccccctcccctcccctcctctttgcCAGCCCCCTCCCTCGCTGGCCTCCCTCAATAGCCCCAGGAGAGGTCTATGCgtcccatccctcccttccctcccacacTCACCTTTGCGCCTTTCTGCTGCCTCTTCTGGgctcccctctctcttctccgtccacacagcctccctctcccaccacacTCCTGCCCCACTATCTCTCTCAGTCTCCCTCTTTGCCTCTTATTTTCCTGTTCCCTATTGTACAGTCGCTCTTTCACCCTCTTGGTTACAGTAGTCATAACTATcatcactgagcacttactatgtcccTGGCACTGTTCCAGGTGCTTCCTGGTAACGATCTCAGGAGATCGGTCCTCCAAgaacccccattttatagatgtggcgGCTAAGGCTCAAAGACCCACCTAACTCACCCAACATCAGCTGGTTAGTAGAGGAGCTGAGATCCAGACCCTACAACTGACTCCAGAACCAGTGGGCCTACAAGCTGCCCCGTCAGCCAGTATCCCCAGTGCCGGTGTGTCAGTCTCCTgtctctcccctcagcccctctcaGCATCTGGCATCTTCATCCTCCCACCATCACATTCACCTCAAGGGTCCAAAGTGCATGTTTTGTCTCTACGTTCCCCCTCAGTCTCTCCgtgtctcagtttctttgtcataatttatttttaaagaaattatgacACCATGCAAAGATCTTCCTTGGTCTGACtcagtctctctgtgtgtctctccctTGGTCTCCAC
Coding sequences within:
- the RUFY4 gene encoding RUN and FYVE domain-containing protein 4 isoform X1 — translated: MENQTRKESRHFQTLMAEEGAVFKMTSDLKAVISAILQGYGRGRQPVTDASAELHRLCGCLEQLLQFDQKEQKSFLRPRKDYWDFLCTALWRQRGDTEPVHFVHSQDKLKTPLGKGRAFIRFCLAHGQLAESLQLCLLNPELTREWYGPRSPLVCPELQEDILDSLYALNEVTFDLDLQRPDLDGAWPMFSESRCSNSNWTQGRRPRKIKDSPKEISPTYGDPTGGHSEEPHTRQASSLQDAPREDRLAGLPRAQQHKHQPLFLEKKKEDPRRLGPPQSMWELEGEELQQNQEKGAPRTGICLENSTPSIQGQGKGDKGTLKEVIGTEAEGRGVLLSAEGQRTIDGTYEGEAERSHIHRLLASSPKEMLGDAVSGSRQGGKVPSLPREFWVLQGLETKEGSTTEKPQEQIGMTTATRSEEQAEMALQDVVKSLRHGLQKTKEQAQHQEQLLKEQEGELKALQEQLSRCQEERARLQAELEQKQREAESKGAVYEEELGGQRDLVRAMKRRVLELIQEKDNLWQKVQHLSSLGPGCCVVCNKIFGRLSRRYLCRLCGGLVCHACSVDFKKKECHCPPCSQRREAQVL
- the RUFY4 gene encoding RUN and FYVE domain-containing protein 4 isoform X4; its protein translation is MENQTRKESRHFQTLMAEEGAVFKMTSDLKAVISAILQGYGRGRQPVTDASAELHRLCGCLEQLLQFDQKEQKSFLRPRKDYWDFLCTALWRQRGDTEPVHFVHSQDKLKTPLGKGRAFIRFCLAHGQLAESLQLCLLNPELTREWYGPRSPLVCPELQEDILDSLYALNEVTFDLDLQRPDLDGAWPMFSESRCSNSNWTQGRRPRKIKDSPKEISPTYGDPTGGHSEEPHTRQASSLQDAPREDRLAGLPRAQQHKHQPLFLEKKKEDPRRLGPPQSMWELEGEELQQNQEKGAPRTGICLENSTPSIQGQGKGDKGTLKEVIGTEAEGRGVLLSAEGQRTIDGTYEGEAERSHIHRLLASSPKEMLGDAVSGSRQGGKVPSLPREFWVLQGLETKEGSTTEKPQEQIGMTTATRSEEQAEMALQDVVKSLRHGLQKTKEQAQHQEQLLKEQEGELKALQEQLSRCFLVTISGDRSSKNPHFIDVAAKAQRPT
- the RUFY4 gene encoding RUN and FYVE domain-containing protein 4 isoform X3, with the translated sequence MENQTRKESRHFQTLMAEEGAVFKMTSDLKAVISAILQGYGRGRQPVTDASAELHRLCGCLEQLLQFDQKEQKSFLRPRKDYWDFLCTALWRQRGDTEPVHFVHSQDKLKTPLGKGRAFIRFCLAHGQLAESLQLCLLNPELTREWYGPRSPLVCPELQEDILDSLYALNEVTFDLDLQRPDLDGAWPMFSESRCSNSNWTQGRRPRKIKDSPKEISPTYGDPTGGHSEEPHTRQASSLQDAPREDRLAGLPRAQQHKHQPLFLEKKKEDPRRLGPPQSMWELEGEELQQNQEKGAPRTGICLENSTPSIQGQGKGDKGTLKEVIGTEAEGRGVLLSAEGQRTIDGTYEGEAERSHIHRLLASSPKEMLGDAVSGSRQGGKVPSLPREFWVLQGLETKEGSTTEKPQEQIGMTTATRSEEQAEMALQDVVKSLRHGLQKTKEQAQHQEQLLKEQEGELKALQEQLSRCQEERARLQAELEQKQREAESKGAVYEEELGGQRDLVRAMKRRVLELIQK
- the RUFY4 gene encoding RUN and FYVE domain-containing protein 4 isoform X2, which produces MAEEGAVFKMTSDLKAVISAILQGYGRGRQPVTDASAELHRLCGCLEQLLQFDQKEQKSFLRPRKDYWDFLCTALWRQRGDTEPVHFVHSQDKLKTPLGKGRAFIRFCLAHGQLAESLQLCLLNPELTREWYGPRSPLVCPELQEDILDSLYALNEVTFDLDLQRPDLDGAWPMFSESRCSNSNWTQGRRPRKIKDSPKEISPTYGDPTGGHSEEPHTRQASSLQDAPREDRLAGLPRAQQHKHQPLFLEKKKEDPRRLGPPQSMWELEGEELQQNQEKGAPRTGICLENSTPSIQGQGKGDKGTLKEVIGTEAEGRGVLLSAEGQRTIDGTYEGEAERSHIHRLLASSPKEMLGDAVSGSRQGGKVPSLPREFWVLQGLETKEGSTTEKPQEQIGMTTATRSEEQAEMALQDVVKSLRHGLQKTKEQAQHQEQLLKEQEGELKALQEQLSRCQEERARLQAELEQKQREAESKGAVYEEELGGQRDLVRAMKRRVLELIQEKDNLWQKVQHLSSLGPGCCVVCNKIFGRLSRRYLCRLCGGLVCHACSVDFKKKECHCPPCSQRREAQVL